One region of Ictalurus furcatus strain D&B chromosome 17, Billie_1.0, whole genome shotgun sequence genomic DNA includes:
- the cluha gene encoding clustered mitochondria protein homolog isoform X3, producing MNGDGGHDQNEETESKQDGSSDPDAGDDSNEQEVIVIQDTGFTVKIQAPGIEPFDLQVSPQEMVQEIHQVLMDREDTCHRTCFSLQLDGNVLDNFAELKSIEGLQEGSLLKVVEEPYTVREARIHVRHIRDLLKSLDPSDAYNGVDCNSLSFLGVFTDGDLGDSGKRKKKGSELEQIDCTPPEHILPGSKERPLVPLQPQNKDWKPLQCLKVLTMSGWNPPPGNRKMHGDLMYLYIVTVEERHVSITASTRGFYLNQSTTYNFNPKPANPSFLSHSLVELLSQISLAFKKNFTALQKKRVQRHPFERIATPFQVYNWTAPQIDHAMDCVRAEDAYTSRLGYEEHIPGQTRDWNEELQTTRELSRKNLPERLLRERAIFKVHSDFAAAATRGAMAVIDGNVMAINPGEETRMQMFIWNNIFFSLGFDVRDHYKELGGDAAAHTAPTNDLNGVRAYGAVDVEGLYTLGTVVVDYRGYRVTAQSIIPGILEREQEQSVIYGSIDFGKTVVSHPKYLELLEKTSRPLKVQRHAVLNEKETPVELCSSVECKGIIGNDGRHYILDLLRTFPPDLNFLSVEGEQLNPESKKQGFPRQHRHRLACLRQELIEAFVEHRYLLFMKMAALQLMQHKANKDSKPAALPENAPAEAESKLALAPEASENATETAAPTPALPTSSESTQTPEVAENQQASSTENSAVNANGTISLGAGEPAESHNGGCDSPLEGKEALETIPGLAQAKELAESLTAEDGSGIDPKSREVVLNACKAVGSISNTSFDIRFNPDIFSPGVRFPEDSAEDIQKQKQLLKDAAAFLVSCQIPSLIKDCLDHTALPMDGATLTEALHQRGINMRYLGSVLEFVDKMPAKPQLDHFYRIAITELITRCTKHIFKTYLQGVELSALSAAVSHFLNCFLSSFPDAVAHLPADELVSRKKNKRRRNRVPGGGDNTAWASLTPSELWKNIGTEARTYYHFALQCESVDQAVEKYGLHKITLLREISIKTGIQILIKEYNFDSRHKPAFTEEDILNIFPVVKHVNPKASDAFHFFQSGQAKVQQGFLKEGCELINEALNLFNNVYGAMHVEICACLRLLARLNYIMGDHPEALSNQQKAVLMSERVLGIEHPNTIQEYMHLALYCFANGQLSTALKLLYRARYLMLLVCGEDHPEMALLDSNIGLVLHGVMEYDLSLRFLENALAINSKYHGPRSLKVALSHHLVARVYESKAEFRSALQHEKEGYTIYKNQVGEAHEKTKESSEYLKYLTQQAVALQRTMNEIYKNGSNASIMPLKFTAPSMASVLEQLNIINGIIFIPLSQKDLETLKAEVQRRQQLQDSGKSEEHQENGQLALDDKLPVDD from the exons ATGAATGGCGATGGAGGACATGACCAGAACGAGGAGACAGAGTCCAAGCAGGACGGCAGCTCTGACCCTGATGCCGGTGACGATTCCAATGAACAGGAAGTGATCGTCATTCAGGACACTGGCTTCACTGTGAAGATTCAGGCACCAGGCATCGAGCCCTTTGACCTGCAG GTGTCCCCGCAGGAAATGGTACAGGAGATCCATCAGGTGCTTATGGATCGTGAAGACACCTGCCATCGCACATGTTTTTCACTGCAGCTTGACGGCAACGTGCTGGACAACTTTGCCGAGCTAAAGTCCATCGAGGGTCTTCAAGAGGGATCCCTGCTCAAAGTAGTGGAAG AGCCTTACACAGTGCGTGAAGCTCGCATTCATGTGCGTCATATAAGAGACCTGTTAAAGAGTCTGGATCCCTCTGACGCTTACAACGGAGTAGACTGCAACTCTCTGTCCTTCCTCGGTGTTTTCACGGATGGAGatcttggag ATAGTGGCAAACGTAAAAAGAAGGGCAGCGAGCTTGAACAGATTGACTGTACTCCTCCTGAGCACATCCTTCCCGGCAGCAAAGAACGCCCCCTAGTCCCCCTCCAGCCACAGAACAAAGATTGGAAG CCGCTTCAGTGCCTCAAGGTCCTTACGATGAGTGGCTGGAACCCTCCGCCCGGCAACAGGAAGATGCACGGAGACCTCATGTACCTGTACATTGTGACCGTAGAAGAGCGGCACGTCAGCATTACTGCCTCCACACGCGGATTCTACCTCAACCA GTCCACCACCTACAATTTCAACCCTAAGCCTGCCAACCCCAGCTTTCTGAGCCACTCTCTGGTGGAACTGCTGAGTCAGATCAGCCTAGCCTTTAAGAAGAACTTCACTGCCCTGCAGAAGAAAAG AGTCCAAAGACATCCGTTTGAGAGAATAGCCACACCGTTCCAGGTGTACAACTGGACTGCTCCTCAGATTGATCATGCCATGGACTGCGTGAGGGCAGAGGATGCCTACACCTCCCGTTTGGGATATGAGGAACACATACCTGGCCAG ACTAGAGACTGGAATGAAGAGCTGCAAACAACAAGAGAGCTCTCACGTAAGAACCTGCCAGAGCgtttgctgagagagagagccatTTTCAAG GTTCATAGCGACTTCGCTGCGGCAGCTACGCGTGGCGCCATGGCTGTAATTGACGGAAACGTGATGGCCATCAATCCCGGTGAGGAGACGCGTATGCAGATGTTCATCTGGAACAACATCTTCTTCAGCTTAGGCTTTGATGTCCGTGATCACTACAAAGAGCTGGGAGGAGATGCCGCAGCACACACCGCCCCCACCAATGATCTGAATGGAGTGAGAGCGTATGGGGCAGTCGATGTGGAGGGGCTTTACACGTTGGGCACCGTGGTTGTGGACTACAG GGGCTACCGTGTCACCGCCCAATCCATCATCCCTGGCATCCTGGAGCGCGAACAAGAGCAGAGCGTCATCTATGGCTCCATTGATTTTGGAAAGACTGTGGTGTCCCACCCCAAGTACTTAGAGCTGCTTGAGAAGACGAGCCGGCCTCTGAAGGTACAGCGTCATGCCGTTCTCAACGAGAAGGAAACGCCCGTGGAGCTCTGCTCGTCTGTTGAGTGCAAGGGGATCATTGGCAACGACGGACGCCACTACATCCTAGACCTGCTACGCACTTTTCCTCCTGACCTCAACTTCCTGTCTGTGGAAGGAGAGCAGCTAAACCCAGAGAGCAAGAAGCAGGGCTTCCCTCGACAGCATCGCCACCGTCTAGCCTGTCTGCGCCAGGAACTCATTGAGGCCTTCGTAGAGCACAG GTATCTCCTTTTCATGAAGATGGCGGCACTCCAGCTGATGCAGCACAAAGCAAATAAAGACAGCAAGCCTGCAGCCTTGCCTGAGAACGCGCCCGCTGAAGCTGAGAGTAAGCTAGCGTTGGCTCCAGAGGCCTCTGAGAACGCCACTGAAACTGCAGCACCAACCCCTGCCTTGCCAACTTCCTCCGAATCCACGCAGACACCCGAGGTAGCCGAGAACCAACAGGCCTCATCTACAGAAAACTCTGCAGTAAACGCTAATGGTACCATCTCATTGGGTGCCGGTGAACCCGCAGAGAGCCACAATGGAGGCTGTGACAGTCCTCTGGAGGGTAAGGAGGCCCTTGAAACTATTCCAGGATTAGCTCAAGCTAAAGAACTGGCTGAATCTTTAACAGCAGAAGATGGATCTGGGATTG ACCCCAAAAGCCGAGAGGTCGTCCTGAACGCCTGCAAAGCGGTGGGTTCCATCAGCAACACTTCCTTCGACATTCGCTTCAACCCAGACATCTTCTCCCCAG GAGTGCGTTTCCCAGAAGACAGTGCTGAAGACATCCAGAAGCagaagcagcttctcaaagatGCAGCAGCCTTCCTGGTGTCTTGTCAGATCCCATCTTTG ATAAAAGACTGTTTAGACCACACTGCTCTGCCGATGGATGGAGCCACGTTGACCGAGGCCCTCCATCAGCGTGGTATCAACATGCGCTACCTTGGCAGTGTGCTGGAGTTTGTGGACAAGATGCCTGCAAAACCACAGCTTGATCATTTCTAT AGAATAGCAATCACTGAGCTGATCACAAGatgcaccaaacatatcttcAAGACCTACCTCCAG GGTGTCGAGCTTTCAGCCCTGTCTGCTGCAGTGAGCCACTTCCTGAACTGCTTCCTGAGCTCTTTCCCAGACGCCGTGGCCCATCTGCCCGCAGATGAGCTGGTCTCGCGCAAGAAAAACAAGAGGAGACGAAACAGAGTGCCTGGAGGAGGAGACAACACGGCCTGGGCCAGCCTGACCCCCAGCGAACTGTGGAAGAACATCGGCACAGAGGCTCGCACTTATTACCACTTCGCTCTACAGTG CGAGAGTGTGGACCAGGCCGTAGAGAAATATGGCCTGCACAAAATCACCCTCCTGAGGGAAATCTCCATCAAAACTGGCATCCAG ATCCTTATAAAGGAGTACAACTTTGACAGCCGCCACAAGCCGGCTTTCACCGAAGAGGACATCCTGAACATCTTCCCTGTCGTAAAGCACGTCAACCCTAAAGCCTCCGATGCCTTTCATTTCTTCCAGAGCGGGCAAGCCAAAGTCCAGCAAG GTTTCCTTAAGGAAGGATGTGAGCTAATCAACGAGGCCTTGAACCTGTTCAACAACGTGTATGGAGCCATGCACGTGGAGATTTGTGCCTGTCTGCGCCTCCTGGCTCGCCTCAATTACATCATGGGAGATCACCCTGAG GCCCTCAGTAACCAGCAGAAAGCTGTTCtgatgagtgagagagtgctgGGTATTGAGCATCCTAACACCATTCAAGAATAT ATGCACTTGGCTCTGTACTGCTTTGCTAATGGCCAGCTGTCCACTGCACTGAAGCTGCTGTACCGTGCCCGCTATCTCATGCTGTTAGTGTGTGGAGAGGACCATCCTGAGATGGCTCTGTTAGAT aGCAATATTGGTCTGGTGTTACACGGAGTGATGGAGTATGACCTCTCGCTACGCTTCCTAGAAAATGCCTTGGCCATCAACTCCAAATACCATGGACCCCGATCCCTTAAAGTCGCCCTCAG TCACCACCTTGTGGCCCGGGTGTATGAGAGCAAGGCTGAATTCCGTTCAGCTCTGCAGCATGAGAAGGAGGGCTACACCATTTACAAGAACCAG GTTGGTGAAGCTCATGAAAAGACCAAGGAGAGTTCAGAGTACCTGAAGTACCTCACCCAGCAGGCTGTGGCCCTACAGAGAACCATGAATGAGATCTACAAGAATGGCTCCAATGCCAGCATTATGCCTCTCAAA TTCACAGCTCCAAGCATGGCCAGTGTCCTGGAACAGCTCAATATTATCAATGGTATCATCTTTATTCCTCTCAG CCAAAAGGACTTGGAGACCCTGAAGGCAGAAGTCCAGCGCCGGCAGCAGCTACAAGACTCTGGGAAGAGTGAGGAACATCAGGAGAATGGTCAGCTGGCACTGGACGACAAACTTCCCGTCGATGATTAA